One genomic region from Clarias gariepinus isolate MV-2021 ecotype Netherlands chromosome 22, CGAR_prim_01v2, whole genome shotgun sequence encodes:
- the LOC128510612 gene encoding transmembrane protein 184C-like — MARLCAGWRRWLRPLVVTVYALLVAVALPLAVWQLQKAEAGTHTKAWFIAGVFVFLTIPISLWGILQHLVHYTQPELQKPIIRILWMVPIYSLDSWIALKYPSIAIYVDTCRECYEAYVIYNFLMFLLNFLETQYPNLALILEAQEQRSLLPPFCCCPPWAMGEVLLFRCKLGVLQYTVVRPVTTVIALVCQLFEVYDEGNFSFRNAWTYLVIVNNASQLFAMYCLLLFYRTLKEELSPLKPVGKFLCVKMVVFASFWQAVFIAFLVKVGVISQKHTWEWESVEAVATGLQDFVICIEMFLAAIAHHYSFSYRPYVREDDEGSCFDSFLAMLDFSDIQADISEQVRNVGRTVLGRPRKLFFGSEVDIVQGEHTGLLSGASHERLGVDPLSVPASPKGQYQGLGQTDTPRSRSAPTGFNPSSWTSDSCLVPAPTTQNTGVKS, encoded by the exons ATGGCGCGGCTGTGCGCGGGATGGCGCCGCTGGCTCCGGCCGCTCGTCGTGACGGTGTACGCGCTGCTCGTGGCCGTGGCGTTGCCGCTGGCCGTGTGGCAGCTCCAGAAAGCCGAG gctGGAACACACACTAAGGCGTGGTTCATCGCAggcgtgtttgtgtttttaaccATTCCCATCTCTCTATGGGGCATTCTGCAGCATCTTGTGCACTACACCCAACCTGAGCTACAGAAGCCTATCATCAG aATATTATGGATGGTGCCAATTTACAGCTTAGACAGT TGGATCGCTCTAAAGTACCCCAGTATAGCCATCTATGTGGACACATGTCGCGAGTGTTACGAGGCCTATGTCATCTATAACTTCCTGATGTTCCTCCTGAACTTCCTGGAGACGCAGTACCCGAACCTGGCGCTTATTCTAGAGGCTCAGGAACAGCGCTCGCTTCTTCCACCATTCTGCTGCTGTCCACCATGGGCCATGGGAGA GGTTCTTCTGTTCAGGTGTAAACTGGGAGTTCTGCAGTACACTGTCGTCAGACCTGTCACTACTGTCATAGCGCT tgtgtgtcaGTTGTTTGAAGTCTATGATGAGGGAAACTTCAGCTTCAGGAACGCCTGGACGTACCTCGTCATCGTCAACAACGCCTCCCAGCTG TTTGCCATGTACTGCCTGCTGCTGTTCTACCGCACTCTGAAGGAAGAGCTGAGCCCGCTTAAACCCGTCGGGAAGTTCCTCTGTGTCAAAATGGTGGTGTTTGCCTCGTTTTG GCAGGCTGTGTTTATTGCCTTTCTGGTGAAGGTTGGAGTCATCTCTCAGAAGCACACATGGGAGTGGGAGAGCGTGGAGGCAGTAGCTACAGGGTTACAG gattttGTGATTTGTATAGAAATGTTCTTGGCCGCCATCGCGCATCACTACAGCTTCAGTTACCGTCCCTATGTGCGTGAGGATGATGAAGGCTCCTGCTTCGACTCCTTTCTCGCCATGCTGGACTTCTCTGATATACAGGCGGACATTTCTGAGCAAGTCCGCAACGTGG GGCGCACGGTGCTTGGACGTCCCCGTAAGCTGTTCTTTGGCTCTGAAGTGGACATCGTGCAGGGCGAACACACCGGCCTTCTCTCTGGGGCGTCTCACGAGCGACTAGGTGTCGACCCTCTCTCTGTCCCCGCCTCCCCTAAGGGGCAGTACCAGGGCCTTGGCCAAACAGACACACCTCGCTCTCGCTCCGCCCCTACTGGCTTTAATCCCTCCTCCTGGACAAGTGACAGCTGCTTAGTTCCTGCACCTACCACTCAGAATACAGGTGTTAAGTCATAA